A single window of Candidatus Nitrosocosmicus arcticus DNA harbors:
- a CDS encoding acetyl-CoA carboxylase biotin carboxylase subunit, producing the protein MSKQISSILIANRGEIALRIIRACKELELKSVSVYSDEDKNSIHVKRADEAYHIGPAAPALSYLNMNRIMEVAVKAGVDAIHPGYGFLSENETFAELCEKNNIIFIGPKSLAMELTGDKMKCKRIMKQAEVPTVPGSEGVIDDVDKAVEIANEAGYPVLLKSAYGGGGRGIRLAKDEKELRQEFEMASAESKAAFGKAALFVEKFLEKIRHIEFQLVRDSHGNTRHLFERECSIQRRHQKLIEMSPSPIMTSEKRNEIGEIAKRAADAVDYLNAGTAEFLCDPQGNYYFIEINSRLQVEHPVTELVTGLDLVKLQISIANGEPIPFKQHDLTLNGAALECRINAEDPFYDFAPSVGKVPYCNLPYGPGIRVDTYLYPGCTVSGFYDSLTAKLITWGSSFDESRRRMRNALDEFMIEGINTTIPLYKTIMNDEHFINGDLSTDYLDRYSIIEKMRKELKAKNSDRQRRILPAVASAIIQTEYVKRPSKRDHSVQNNWKFGGVA; encoded by the coding sequence ATGTCAAAACAAATATCAAGTATACTGATTGCAAACCGAGGAGAGATCGCCCTAAGAATCATTAGAGCCTGCAAGGAACTAGAACTAAAATCCGTATCTGTATATTCAGATGAGGATAAGAATTCTATCCACGTTAAACGAGCTGATGAAGCATATCATATCGGACCGGCGGCTCCTGCTTTGAGCTATTTAAACATGAACCGAATTATGGAGGTTGCTGTAAAAGCAGGGGTAGATGCGATACATCCTGGATACGGCTTTCTTTCAGAAAATGAAACTTTTGCTGAATTATGTGAGAAGAACAATATTATTTTTATCGGTCCTAAAAGCCTAGCGATGGAGCTAACCGGAGATAAAATGAAGTGTAAGCGCATAATGAAACAGGCTGAAGTTCCCACAGTTCCGGGTAGTGAAGGAGTCATTGATGATGTTGATAAAGCAGTAGAAATCGCTAACGAAGCTGGATACCCGGTTTTACTAAAATCAGCATACGGTGGGGGTGGACGCGGTATCAGACTTGCTAAGGACGAAAAAGAGTTGAGACAGGAATTTGAAATGGCCTCCGCAGAGTCAAAAGCTGCATTTGGAAAGGCTGCTCTCTTTGTCGAAAAGTTTTTGGAAAAAATTCGACATATCGAATTTCAATTGGTTAGGGATTCACACGGAAACACCAGACATTTGTTTGAGCGAGAATGTTCAATTCAAAGAAGGCATCAAAAACTAATCGAAATGTCTCCCTCTCCAATAATGACGTCTGAAAAGAGAAATGAAATTGGAGAGATCGCAAAGAGAGCCGCTGACGCAGTTGACTATCTAAATGCAGGAACAGCTGAATTTCTCTGCGATCCACAAGGTAATTATTACTTTATCGAGATTAATTCTAGATTGCAGGTCGAACATCCTGTAACCGAGCTTGTTACCGGCCTGGATTTGGTAAAATTGCAAATATCGATTGCAAATGGCGAACCAATCCCCTTCAAGCAACACGATCTGACGTTAAACGGTGCCGCATTAGAATGTCGTATTAATGCTGAAGATCCATTCTATGATTTTGCTCCTTCAGTAGGTAAAGTACCCTATTGCAATTTACCATACGGCCCAGGCATACGCGTGGATACTTATTTATATCCCGGATGCACCGTCTCTGGCTTTTATGATTCTTTAACTGCTAAGCTAATAACTTGGGGATCATCATTTGATGAATCGCGTCGAAGAATGCGAAATGCTTTGGATGAGTTCATGATTGAGGGAATAAATACTACTATACCATTGTACAAAACCATAATGAATGATGAACACTTTATTAATGGTGATTTATCAACAGATTACCTTGATAGGTATTCTATCATAGAGAAAATGAGAAAAGAATTAAAGGCTAAGAATTCTGACAGACAAAGAAGAATTTTACCGGCGGTCGCATCTGCGATCATCCAAACCGAATATGTCAAACGACCCTCAAAGAGGGATCATTCTGTTCAGAACAACTGGAAATTTGGTGGAGTTGCTTGA
- a CDS encoding acyl-CoA carboxylase subunit beta produces MREEKLKQYYDRKHSAEAGGGPDKVESQHSKGKLTARERINLLLDPDTFTEIDKFVTHRSDDPDIKKYYGDGLITGFGTINGRQIFIYVYDFTVLGGSLGEMAGKKVSKVMTHALKVGCPIIGILDSGGARIQEGVSSLDGYGDIFLKNALASGVIPQITASIGPCAGGAVYSPAMTDFVIMVENVGQMFVTGPEVVKEVLSQEVTFEDLGGAITHATKSGVAHFVAKDEVDCMDKIKTLLSYLPQNNKEEVEILVDDVDDHNRLDINLIKVLPDNPYQSYDMKEIITSIVDNRIFFEVHELFAENIMVGFARMGGRSIGIIANQPLFLAGALDIHSSNKAARFVRFCDSFNIPIITLVDTPGYLPGADQEHNGIIRHGSKLLFAYCEATVPKITCIIGKAYGGAYIAMGSKNLGTDLNIAWPTAEIAVLGPEAAITIMHRKSLKDSPDAVSKKKSLAKEYRNKFANPYIAAERGTIDSVVDPMETRPLIISALNALSNKKESRPWKKHGNINL; encoded by the coding sequence ATGCGTGAGGAAAAACTAAAACAATATTACGACCGAAAACACAGTGCTGAAGCAGGTGGAGGTCCAGATAAAGTTGAATCTCAGCATTCCAAAGGGAAGCTAACTGCGAGAGAGAGAATAAATCTTTTATTAGATCCCGATACATTTACCGAAATTGACAAATTTGTAACTCACCGAAGTGATGACCCTGACATAAAAAAGTATTATGGTGATGGGTTGATAACTGGTTTTGGAACCATCAACGGTAGACAAATATTCATTTACGTTTATGATTTTACTGTTCTGGGCGGTTCGCTAGGAGAAATGGCTGGAAAAAAAGTATCTAAAGTTATGACACATGCACTAAAGGTGGGATGTCCTATTATTGGTATTCTTGATTCGGGAGGGGCAAGGATCCAGGAAGGAGTATCAAGCCTAGACGGTTATGGTGATATTTTTCTCAAAAATGCACTTGCATCGGGTGTTATACCTCAAATAACTGCGAGTATTGGACCCTGTGCTGGTGGGGCTGTATATTCTCCAGCGATGACAGATTTTGTTATAATGGTTGAAAATGTAGGCCAGATGTTTGTTACAGGACCCGAAGTTGTAAAAGAAGTCCTGAGTCAAGAAGTTACCTTCGAGGATTTGGGAGGTGCTATAACTCATGCTACAAAATCAGGAGTTGCACATTTCGTAGCTAAGGACGAAGTTGATTGCATGGATAAAATTAAAACGTTGCTCTCTTACCTTCCGCAGAATAATAAAGAAGAAGTCGAAATTTTAGTAGATGATGTTGACGACCATAACCGATTGGATATTAATTTGATAAAGGTATTACCTGACAATCCATATCAATCTTATGATATGAAAGAAATTATTACTTCTATTGTTGATAATCGGATTTTCTTTGAAGTTCATGAACTCTTTGCAGAAAACATAATGGTTGGATTTGCGAGGATGGGCGGGAGGTCTATAGGTATTATTGCAAATCAGCCTTTATTTTTAGCTGGTGCATTAGACATTCACTCTTCAAATAAGGCTGCAAGATTTGTTAGATTTTGTGACTCGTTTAATATTCCTATAATTACACTTGTAGACACCCCGGGATATTTACCAGGAGCTGATCAAGAGCACAACGGAATTATCAGACATGGTAGCAAGCTTCTATTCGCATATTGTGAAGCAACTGTTCCCAAAATTACATGTATCATAGGCAAAGCATATGGGGGAGCATATATTGCGATGGGGAGCAAAAATCTTGGTACAGATTTGAACATTGCATGGCCAACAGCTGAAATTGCAGTATTAGGGCCAGAAGCAGCCATTACAATTATGCATAGGAAAAGTCTAAAAGATTCTCCTGATGCCGTGAGCAAAAAGAAAAGTTTGGCAAAAGAGTATCGAAACAAGTTTGCAAACCCATACATAGCTGCGGAAAGGGGAACGATTGACTCTGTTGTTGATCCTATGGAAACAAGACCATTAATAATTAGCGCCCTCAATGCCCTTTCTAACAAAAAAGAGAGTAGACCGTGGAAAAAGCATGGGAATATCAATTTATAG
- a CDS encoding AAA family ATPase, which produces MWIEKYRVSEFDSFFGNEKPRLLVLKWLKSWIKGTKPLLIIGPPGTGKTSFVQSLAKLLDFDLIELNASDLRNKINLETIINPILLNNSIFGKQMLLFLDEVDGISSRDDYGGMPFLSNILKNSDVPIIMASNSKSYKMKEIIKNSKLVEFRPLSSFASYMLLQNVMRMERQHLKSSEQFKIISQSRGDARTLLNTLQTKLEGDVDSDGSTGTGLSVEECINKFFTITDISEAKQILITSSIRYSTPKYGFTSEERNKDFLNALYTSIVSSERNIPSNDLANMLDKLSEIDLFVNRIYEKRNWSLLRYANDLLLQKLFRISRDKGIEYNQYSVPFSLMGPIFMRGQSLRPLRTELSKIFHTSISKIGLLYYSNFIMILKNLAIQDLDFDNPDSLKFNEVINKEIEKQISKTKL; this is translated from the coding sequence ATGTGGATTGAAAAATATCGAGTCAGCGAATTTGATAGCTTTTTTGGTAATGAAAAACCAAGGCTTCTGGTGCTAAAATGGCTAAAAAGTTGGATTAAGGGCACAAAACCACTTCTTATCATAGGTCCTCCAGGAACTGGAAAGACATCGTTTGTTCAGTCATTGGCTAAACTTCTGGATTTTGATTTGATTGAACTAAATGCAAGTGATCTTCGGAATAAAATTAATTTGGAGACTATCATAAATCCGATCCTACTAAACAATAGTATTTTTGGAAAGCAAATGCTATTGTTTTTAGATGAGGTAGATGGTATCTCCAGTAGAGATGATTATGGTGGAATGCCATTTTTGTCCAATATATTAAAGAATTCTGATGTTCCGATAATAATGGCCTCAAATTCAAAGAGCTATAAAATGAAAGAAATCATAAAAAACAGTAAGCTTGTCGAATTTAGACCCTTGTCATCATTTGCAAGTTATATGTTGCTCCAAAACGTCATGAGGATGGAGCGACAGCATTTAAAAAGCTCAGAGCAGTTTAAGATTATTAGTCAAAGTCGGGGTGATGCCCGCACCCTTCTGAATACTTTACAAACAAAGCTGGAAGGTGATGTCGATTCAGATGGTAGCACCGGTACTGGATTATCAGTTGAAGAATGTATTAACAAATTTTTTACTATAACTGACATTTCAGAAGCAAAACAAATCTTGATAACATCATCCATTCGTTATTCAACTCCAAAATACGGCTTTACCTCGGAAGAACGTAACAAAGATTTCTTGAATGCTTTGTATACCAGCATTGTTAGCAGTGAAAGAAATATTCCATCAAATGATTTGGCAAATATGCTAGATAAGCTTTCTGAGATTGACTTATTTGTAAACAGGATTTATGAAAAACGGAATTGGAGCTTACTAAGATATGCCAACGACTTACTACTCCAGAAATTATTTAGGATTAGTAGAGATAAGGGCATAGAATATAATCAATATTCCGTTCCCTTCTCATTAATGGGTCCAATATTTATGAGGGGGCAGTCATTAAGACCTCTTAGAACAGAACTATCAAAGATTTTTCATACAAGTATATCCAAAATTGGTCTTCTCTATTATTCCAACTTCATTATGATCTTGAAAAATCTCGCAATTCAAGATCTTGATTTTGATAATCCTGATAGCTTAAAGTTTAACGAAGTCATAAACAAGGAAATTGAAAAACAAATAAGCAAAACAAAACTTTAA
- a CDS encoding 30S ribosomal protein S7, which produces MSGKEQVNMLLFNKWDTRNIEIVDEGLKNVIHLHPSMTIPVTFGRHEHQRLKKAEVSIIERLTNKLMHFGKRYAKNTGRMGGKKTKVMNVVKTALEIISIETGKNPVELLIRAIENAAPNEDTTRIVYGGVVYHVSVDVSPLRRVDLALRFIAEGVRESTYSSPQAMEEVLAREIMLASENDMNSYAIKKKNEQERIAMSSR; this is translated from the coding sequence ATGAGTGGAAAAGAACAAGTAAATATGCTCCTATTTAACAAATGGGATACAAGAAATATCGAAATTGTAGATGAAGGGCTGAAAAATGTCATCCATTTACATCCCTCAATGACCATACCGGTAACATTTGGACGTCATGAGCATCAGCGATTAAAAAAAGCAGAGGTCAGTATAATTGAACGTCTAACCAACAAACTTATGCATTTTGGAAAAAGATATGCAAAAAATACGGGGCGAATGGGAGGTAAAAAGACAAAGGTTATGAACGTTGTAAAAACGGCACTCGAAATTATTTCAATAGAAACCGGTAAGAATCCTGTAGAATTACTTATAAGGGCAATAGAAAATGCAGCTCCAAATGAGGATACTACCAGAATAGTATATGGTGGTGTGGTTTATCATGTTTCAGTTGATGTTTCACCTTTAAGAAGGGTGGACCTAGCTTTGCGATTTATAGCCGAGGGAGTACGCGAGTCGACTTATTCTTCACCTCAGGCCATGGAAGAGGTACTTGCCAGAGAAATTATGTTGGCCTCTGAGAACGACATGAACAGTTATGCGATAAAAAAGAAAAATGAGCAGGAAAGGATTGCAATGTCATCTAGATGA
- a CDS encoding 30S ribosomal protein S12, producing MSKSPLGLFSGRVLKTKRKRSRWSNKYYKRRMLMLDKKANPLEGAPQARGIVLEKVGIESKQPNSAVRKCVRVQLIKNGKSITAFLPRDGALNFVDEHDEVVLEGIGGSMGGAMGDIPGVRWQVFKVNGVSLNQLVRGKKEKPRR from the coding sequence TTGAGTAAATCACCGTTAGGATTATTCTCGGGTAGAGTTTTGAAAACAAAAAGAAAGCGATCCCGATGGTCAAATAAATATTATAAACGTAGAATGTTAATGTTAGATAAGAAGGCTAATCCGTTGGAGGGTGCTCCACAGGCCAGAGGTATAGTATTAGAAAAGGTTGGCATCGAATCAAAACAGCCTAATTCTGCAGTCCGAAAATGTGTGCGGGTACAATTAATAAAAAATGGAAAATCAATTACTGCATTTTTGCCACGAGACGGTGCACTAAACTTTGTAGATGAACACGATGAAGTGGTTTTGGAAGGAATAGGGGGCTCAATGGGTGGTGCAATGGGTGATATCCCGGGGGTTAGATGGCAAGTATTCAAAGTTAATGGTGTATCACTTAATCAATTGGTAAGAGGAAAGAAAGAGAAACCTAGGCGATAA
- a CDS encoding NusA-like transcription termination signal-binding factor, whose translation MGALEMSEKIKLSPDEFRLLSLFQTVTTADARDCIIDEKMERVIFVVNRGQMGMAIGKGGSNIKQLQNVINKKIELVEHSENATNFVKNIFNSNIIQEIRINDRLDGTKIALVVADAKKKGLVVGKDGRNVDKARLLAKRYFNITNVLVISPEQLIKSEKM comes from the coding sequence TTGGGTGCGCTTGAAATGAGTGAAAAAATTAAATTATCTCCAGATGAGTTTCGATTATTATCGTTATTTCAGACAGTCACGACCGCTGATGCCCGAGACTGTATAATTGATGAAAAGATGGAACGAGTAATTTTTGTTGTGAATAGAGGTCAAATGGGAATGGCAATTGGCAAAGGAGGGTCCAATATTAAGCAATTACAAAACGTGATTAATAAGAAAATAGAATTGGTAGAACATTCTGAGAATGCAACTAATTTTGTCAAAAATATTTTCAATTCAAATATTATTCAAGAAATTCGAATAAACGATCGATTGGATGGAACTAAAATAGCCTTAGTTGTTGCAGATGCCAAGAAAAAGGGACTAGTCGTGGGTAAAGATGGAAGGAATGTGGACAAAGCGCGACTACTTGCGAAGAGATATTTCAATATTACGAACGTCCTGGTTATAAGTCCGGAACAATTAATTAAAAGTGAAAAGATGTGA
- a CDS encoding ribosomal L7Ae/L30e/S12e/Gadd45 family protein: MNEKKLAKFLKEGVTNNKIKTGYKEVLQYIKGTKIIVLSKSLTPEKEEKIKKSAEESDISVIQYPGNSVLLGRLCSLSYGTSVVSLKNVSDEEVKELISS, from the coding sequence ATGAATGAAAAGAAATTGGCAAAATTCCTAAAGGAAGGAGTAACAAATAACAAAATAAAAACTGGATATAAAGAAGTATTGCAGTATATCAAAGGCACAAAGATAATTGTACTTTCAAAGTCCTTGACCCCTGAAAAGGAAGAAAAAATAAAGAAGTCTGCTGAAGAAAGTGATATTTCTGTAATCCAATACCCGGGTAATTCTGTACTCCTCGGAAGACTTTGCAGCTTATCCTATGGAACCAGTGTAGTTTCATTAAAGAATGTCTCAGATGAAGAAGTAAAAGAGTTAATTAGTAGTTAA